CACGAGCGAAGTATAAGAGGAAGCCGTCCGGAGCGCAAGTCGTGAATGTTACGGCTTGGGGAGCATCTTGAGCGCCCCGATGCCGGCCGCCCGGTAAACCTGGAAATCGCGGTCCAAAGTCACGATGGTGTCGATGCCGTCGCGTTCGGCGACGCGGATCAAAGACGCGTCGGCCAGATCCATCGGCCGGTTCCGGTATTTCCTCATCAAGGCCGTCAGGCGCGGGACGTCCTCCGTCCCCAGTCCGGCGACCAGCAGCTCGCCGTCTCCGAGCAGGGCGAGCAGCGCCTCCTGCTGGGCCCAGCCCTTGCGCCCCAGAAGGTGCATCGCCTCCGTGAGCGCGGGCCACGTGGTCACGAGGTCCCCGGTCGCCGCGCTCAGCCCCTCGAGCGAGCGTTCATGCAGCCCGTCGTCGGCGTCGAGATAGCCGACGAGGACGTTCGCGTCAACGAGGACGGAGCGCACGGTGTTTCGCCTCCAGATCCTCGGCCCAGATCCGCGAGCTGTCGAGCGCGGACAGGTCCTTGCGGCCGCTCCCCTTGGCGGGGATGTAGCGCTTCAGGCGCTCGTGCCCGGAGAGGTTCTCCGTCCGCGCGATGCGAGCCGCCTCGCCGAGCAGGGCGGTGCGGATCGCCTCCGACCGGGTCGCCCCATGCGCGCGGGCGACCCGGTCGAGGACCTTCCGTTCATCGGCGGTCAGCCGCAAGGTGAT
Above is a genomic segment from Elusimicrobiota bacterium containing:
- a CDS encoding ribbon-helix-helix protein, CopG family encodes the protein MNKTVTITLRLTADERKVLDRVARAHGATRSEAIRTALLGEAARIARTENLSGHERLKRYIPAKGSGRKDLSALDSSRIWAEDLEAKHRALRPR
- a CDS encoding PIN domain-containing protein; protein product: MRSVLVDANVLVGYLDADDGLHERSLEGLSAATGDLVTTWPALTEAMHLLGRKGWAQQEALLALLGDGELLVAGLGTEDVPRLTALMRKYRNRPMDLADASLIRVAERDGIDTIVTLDRDFQVYRAAGIGALKMLPKP